The Candidatus Latescibacterota bacterium genome includes a region encoding these proteins:
- a CDS encoding DUF1353 domain-containing protein, with protein sequence MLCIDDVKWVFCLEEDFSYDSGILIPQKSIFRDIDGEIRLIIDKDGTLTVKKGYAWNGCSPKLCLFDIVIGTPDGVVHRDTGKPKTYYATCIHDALYQFMQEIAPLTRTDTDRIFLELMVESKFRFAYIYWFFVRIFGRIFWRTKKKTRNWQGKREVIPDNDGKE encoded by the coding sequence ATGTTATGCATTGATGACGTTAAATGGGTATTCTGCCTGGAAGAAGACTTCAGTTATGATTCAGGTATACTCATACCTCAAAAAAGTATTTTTCGCGATATTGACGGTGAGATCCGACTGATTATTGATAAGGATGGAACACTTACCGTAAAGAAGGGGTATGCGTGGAACGGATGCAGCCCGAAGTTATGTCTGTTTGATATCGTTATTGGAACACCTGATGGTGTAGTGCATAGAGATACAGGCAAACCAAAGACGTATTACGCGACTTGTATTCATGACGCACTATATCAGTTTATGCAGGAAATCGCTCCACTCACTCGAACTGATACGGATCGGATATTTCTTGAACTAATGGTGGAAAGTAAATTCAGATTTGCCTATATATATTGGTTCTTTGTTCGGATATTTGGCAGGATATTCTGGCGCACAAAGAAGAAAACTCGAAATTGGCAAGGGAAACGCGAAGTAATCCCTGACAACGATGGTAAAGAGTAA
- the crcB gene encoding fluoride efflux transporter CrcB, which yields MRTIVINAVLVGVGGFAGVIFRYSLGWIIHRKAPEATFPYGTLVVNLIGCLFIGVIAGLIESRNLFSPELRRFALIGLLGGFTTYSTFAYETFSMILNAEYLRAFSNVSIHVVLGIIFVWAGYSISISR from the coding sequence TTGAGAACTATTGTGATCAACGCTGTCCTGGTAGGTGTGGGCGGATTTGCAGGTGTTATATTTCGTTATTCATTGGGCTGGATAATACATCGCAAGGCTCCCGAGGCGACCTTCCCCTACGGCACCCTTGTGGTAAACTTGATCGGTTGTCTATTTATCGGAGTGATTGCAGGACTTATCGAATCGCGGAACCTTTTCAGTCCGGAATTACGGAGATTTGCTCTCATCGGTCTTCTGGGTGGGTTCACTACATACTCGACTTTTGCTTACGAAACATTCTCGATGATTCTGAATGCAGAATATCTTCGTGCTTTTTCGAATGTCAGCATACACGTGGTCCTTGGGATAATCTTTGTCTGGGCCGGATACAGTATTTCAATATCCAGATAG
- a CDS encoding alpha/beta hydrolase codes for MRSKISVTIMILSTLFISGCNSLINHMTFHPDRGVLPAEQLPANVQDVCFKTDDGIEIHSYYLEKPSSRRILIYFHGNAGNISHRLTDLIKIHSFNINVLGVSYRGYGKSQGKPSEDGIYKDGKAALEYATRVLGYDPGNVVVLGRSIGASVAIHISQNIDLGGLILVTPLTSAKEYARATGLGWLSPLAGNSFNNIGKIGNVVCPTLVVHGNKDNVVPLDMGREVFEKSVAEKRFVEIEGAGHNDLSTTYRAMYWSPIHEFLVDSE; via the coding sequence ATGAGATCGAAAATTAGTGTGACAATTATGATTTTAAGTACTCTTTTCATCTCTGGCTGCAATAGCTTGATCAACCATATGACGTTTCATCCCGACAGAGGGGTATTACCTGCTGAACAACTTCCTGCAAATGTTCAAGATGTCTGTTTCAAAACTGACGATGGAATTGAAATTCATTCTTATTATCTTGAAAAGCCATCATCCAGAAGGATCCTGATATATTTCCATGGGAACGCTGGTAACATAAGTCATCGCCTGACAGACTTGATCAAGATACATAGTTTCAATATCAATGTTCTGGGCGTCAGCTATCGTGGATATGGGAAGAGCCAGGGTAAACCAAGTGAAGATGGAATATACAAGGATGGTAAAGCTGCCCTGGAATATGCGACCAGGGTACTTGGATATGACCCGGGAAACGTTGTCGTTTTAGGCAGGTCGATCGGAGCAAGTGTGGCAATTCACATATCACAAAATATCGATCTTGGTGGTCTTATTCTCGTCACACCATTGACCAGTGCTAAAGAATACGCGAGGGCAACTGGTCTTGGTTGGCTTTCGCCCCTGGCTGGCAATTCTTTCAACAACATTGGAAAGATCGGCAATGTAGTTTGTCCGACACTTGTTGTCCATGGAAACAAGGACAATGTTGTTCCTCTGGATATGGGGCGGGAGGTATTCGAAAAATCTGTTGCAGAAAAACGATTTGTTGAAATCGAGGGCGCTGGCCATAATGATCTGTCGACGACTTATCGAGCCATGTACTGGTCTCCTATACACGAGTTCCTGGTTGATTCAGAGTAG